The proteins below are encoded in one region of Rana temporaria chromosome 2, aRanTem1.1, whole genome shotgun sequence:
- the LOC120929471 gene encoding inhibin beta E chain-like encodes MSFLKGNKVFHLFRFLSFIEKLQDVPFVLHFHLSADKDKHEEIYQAYLWLHMKATFRNKITISVTSKHHPDDLSVEGETVNMKVFKGGWFRVYLPMLTGKALSVGEENIYLELKCRDCQNLFMMDNIIHDRRPFLALKVRNKQEESRTRRHVTECTGDIDICCRKRFYISFKDIGWSDWIISPKGYIMNLCEGRCPVHLGRAPGISASSHTAVFSLIKANNIYSNLSLCCVPTKRRSLSILYYDVNNTIVKADVPDMIVESCGCT; translated from the coding sequence ATGTCCTTTTTGAAAGGAAATAAAGTATTCCATTTATTCAGATTTTTGTCTTTTATAGAAAAACTCCAAGATGTTCCATTTGTTCTTCACTTTCATCTCTCTGCTGACAAAGACAAACATGAGGAAATATATCAGGCATATTTGTGGCTCCATATGAAAGCGACATTTCGCAATAAGATTACCATTTCAGTGACTAGTAAGCACCATCCAGATGACCTGTCAGTAGAAGGAGAAACAGTCAACATGAAAGTTTTCAAAGGAGGGTGGTTTAGGGTATATCTGCCCATGCTCACAGGTAAAGCTTTATCAGTGGGAGAAGAAAATATATACCTGGAACTGAAGTGTCGGGACTGCCAGAATCTATTTATGATGGATAACATCATTCATGACCGTCGCCCATTCCTTGCCCTAAAAGTGCGCAATAAACAAGAGGAATCTCGAACTCGGAGACACGTGACTGAATGCACTGGTGACATAGATATTTGTTGTCGCAAAAGgttttatatttcttttaaagATATAGGCTGGAGTGACTGGATCATTAGCCCAAAGGGGTACATTATGAACCTTTGTGAAGGAAGGTGTCCTGTCCACCTAGGCAGGGCACCGGGGATTTCAGCATCTAGTCATACTGCTGTTTTCAGTCTCATAAAGGCAAACAACATATATTCCAATCTCAGCCTTTGTTGTGTGCCAACAAAGCGAAGAAGTCTATCCATTCTCTACTATGATGTAAATAACACTATTGTCAAGGCAGACGTTCCTGATATGATAGTGGAGAGCTGTGGTTGTACCTAA